The sequence ATACCTGTGAAAGAAAGAATGCAGCCTCCGGCTTTGAGTACTTTCCGTACTTGAACGCCTTTTTAAGGTAATAAACCCCTTCTTCCTTGCTCCCGGAAAAACCGGCTAACTTTAATGCCCACTTGAAAACACCCGGGACGAAACTTACAGCATAGCTGAAAAGCCCCTTGCCCAGATATATATCGTTGTTATACGGATAGAGCTCCTGCACCTCATTTAAGTACTTGCTTGACTTCTTGGCAGCCCAGACGGCATCAAGAGAATTGCTGTTCTTTGTAAATGCCATTGCTCTTAGACCGTAGTTGGCTCCCAGGACATAGAGCGCATTTTCACTATTTTCCTGCCTGTCTAAAAGGCTTTGAGCCTTCTCAATGGCCAGGTCCGACAGGTGCATAAACCTGTTGTAATCCGCCTGGTCCTTATTGCCCATAAAAGCCCAAAGATAAAGGCTCGACTTGTAGTGATAGCCCCTGGGGTCATCGGGATACTGGCTAATAATTTTCTGGAACTCGGCTTCCGCCTCCTTCAGCTGAAAATTATATGAATACCCCAGCCCGCGGTAAATTGAAGCTACAACATCATTCTGAGCCGATACCTTTGCCGTTAATAAAAGGAACAGGAGAATAAAAAACTTTTTAAGCATTTTTTGCTTCTGCCAGGCTGCGTGAATACTCAAGTGAAGCTTTAACAAACTCCCTGAAAAGCGGATGCGCTTTTGTTGCTCTCGACTTCAGTTCAGGATGGAACTGGCATCCTAAGAACCACCTGTGTCCCGGAAGCTCTATCATCTCAACCAGGTTCCCGTCAGGCGAAAGCCCGCTGAAGGTCATACCTTTTTCTTCAAGGCATCCCCTGAAGCTGTTGTTTACTTCATACCTGTGACGGTGACGCTCTGAGATTTCAGATTCCTTGTAGGCTTCCATGGCCTTTGTACCTTCCTTAATGTTGCAGGGGAAGGCTCCAAGGCGCATCGTGGCACCAAGGTTCTTAACCTTCTTCTGCTCGGGCATAAGGTCTATTACGTTATACTGGTTTTTTACAAATTCAGAGCTGTTGGCCTTTTTCATGCCGCATACGTTCCTGGCATATTCAATTACTGCACACTGCATTCCAAGACAGATGCCGAAAAACGGAATGTTGTTTTCCCTTGCATACTGAATAGCACGGATCTTCCCTTCAATTCCCCTTTCCCCGAAACCTCCCGGGATCAAAAGGCCGCTGATACCCTTAAAGAACTTTGCCGGATCTTCCTGCTCAACGTCCTCGGCTTTAATATACCTTAGCCTGACCTTCACGTCGTTCTCGGCACCGGAATGAACGAAGGCTTCACTGATGCTCTTATATGCATCCAGGTAATCGGTGTATTTTCCCGTAATTGCAATTTCAATTTGCCCCGTGGGATTCTTAACCTTCTCAACAAAACCTTCCCAATCCTCAAGCTTGGTTTTTATGTCCGGCAGCTTCAGGCGGTCTAAAACCGTCTGATCCAGCCTCTGCTTGTGAAGTACCAGCGGCACTTCATAAATTGATGAGCAGTCATAGTTTGAAATAACAGACTTTGAATCGACGTTGCAGAAGAGGGCAATTTTTTCCCTGAGCTCTTTTGTGAGCTTCTCCTCCGAGCGGCATACCAGGATATTCGGCTGAATGCCAAGTTCCAGGAGGTTTTTAACGCTGTGCTGCGTAGGCTTTGTCTTTACCTCGCCTGCCGAGGCTATATATGGAACAAGCGTCACGTGAATGCTTATTGCATTCTTCCGCCCGACTTCCATCATCAGCTGCCTCATGGCTTCAATAAATGGAAGGCTTTCAATGTCGCCTACCGTGCCGCCGATCTCTGTAATGATAATATCATATTCACCCGTCTCACCCAGGCGGCGCATCCTGCTTTTAATCTCATCTGTAATGTGGGGAATAACCTGTACCGTTGCCCCCAGGTAGTCACCCCTTCTTTCCTTTGTAATTACATCAAAATAGACCTGCCCGGTCGTGGTGTTGTTGTGACGGCTCATGCTCACGTCCAGAAAACGTTCATAATGCCCTAGATCCAGATCCGTTTCAGCGCCGTCATCAGTTACATATACCTCCCCATGCTGAAAGGGATTCATAGTGCCGGGATCCACGTTGATGTATGGATCGAATTTCTGTACCGTTACACTAAATCCTCTTTGCTTTAAGAGAAGCCCTAGAGATGAAGCTGTTATTCCTTTTCCAAGTGATGATACTACACCTCCGGTTACGAAGATGTATTTTACTTTCTTCTTATTGCTCATGTGAATTTCTATTTATTTTGTGATACAACCAAATATTATCGAACAGTTTATCTCCCCCAAAGAGTTCTCCTGAAATATGCATAATTTCAGCGCATTCTTTTACTTGTATAAAATGAAATAATCCCCGGGAAATAAAATAGAACTGTATGTAGTATGAAAATTAATGTTGGACTTAAACTTACCTAAAAAAATAATAAACTTCTACCTTAAAGCACAAACAGGGGAAAAAAAGGGATGATTGTTGGTAAATATTTGCTCATACGGCTTCCTTCACCCTTTCTTTATGCGCATAAAGCATACCGAAAGAGTGCACAGCTGCGGCAAAGAAAAGCCCTATGATCATAGGTTCCGTTTCACTTAAGACCGGTACGTCTGCAAATTCAGCCCTCAGAATGTACCACACAATGCTTATTACCGGGGAGAATACTATTTCCGTCAGCGCAAAGGCTGAACTGATCCTGAGCCTTGGGTAGTAAGCCGAGATGACCGGAATTATTATGCCGGGTATGCATATTGTACCTATCGTGTACCACAGGTCAATTACAGAAGGGATAAAGTAAGCCAGAAGAATTGAGATTACACCCGAAACTATAAGGCCAATTATCGTGTATCTTTTCAGGAATCTTTCATCTTTGCCTTTTTTCTCTGCATAAAGAAAGTCGCGCCCGAATGTGGTTCCGCTTAAAAAGAAAAAACTGTTCGATGTGGATAAAATTGTGGCAAACATGGCCGAATAAAATAAACCCTTTAAGCCGGGGCCTAAAAGCCTTTCAGCCAGCATGGGAAAAGACATTACTGGAGTCTTAAGCCCGGGCAGCGCTGCCCTTGAGTATAGACCGGTAAATGTCGTTAGAAAGTCGAACAAAGCCCAGAAGAATATTGAAATAATTATCCCCTTAACCGCCACATCCCCGTTCTTTGCAGCATAGCACCTCTGGTGAAAACCCGGGTCTGTAAATGTCCACAGCGCAATTAAAAACCACACAAGTATATACGTGTAAGACGCCCCGCCGCTTAAGCTTAAATGCCCTGGAGGAAGATTTATCTTTAAGTATGAAAAGTCACCCAGCCTTGTGTAAGCAATTGCCATAATGACTATAAATCCGGCAAACATGACGAAGAACTCAAAGGCATCTGTCAGAAGGTCCGAACGGTAGCCCCCTTTTAACAGGTACACTGCAGAAAGAAGCGTTGCCAGAACAAGGCTCCAGAAAATATTGATCCTGAAGATCATGCTTATAAGGCTCCCGATCATAAGAAGATAGGGAGC is a genomic window of Ignavibacteria bacterium containing:
- a CDS encoding sodium:solute symporter family protein translates to MISFSIWDIAVILAFFLVVLFIGFLPEKKETETAEGYLLSGRKVGLFLFILTNVSTWYGGILGVGEFTYRYGISSWFTQGLPYYIFAFLFALFFAKKIRSASLFTIPDKLRSTYGSKAALASAVLLFILVSPAPYLLMIGSLISMIFRINIFWSLVLATLLSAVYLLKGGYRSDLLTDAFEFFVMFAGFIVIMAIAYTRLGDFSYLKINLPPGHLSLSGGASYTYILVWFLIALWTFTDPGFHQRCYAAKNGDVAVKGIIISIFFWALFDFLTTFTGLYSRAALPGLKTPVMSFPMLAERLLGPGLKGLFYSAMFATILSTSNSFFFLSGTTFGRDFLYAEKKGKDERFLKRYTIIGLIVSGVISILLAYFIPSVIDLWYTIGTICIPGIIIPVISAYYPRLRISSAFALTEIVFSPVISIVWYILRAEFADVPVLSETEPMIIGLFFAAAVHSFGMLYAHKERVKEAV
- a CDS encoding CTP synthase; this translates as MSNKKKVKYIFVTGGVVSSLGKGITASSLGLLLKQRGFSVTVQKFDPYINVDPGTMNPFQHGEVYVTDDGAETDLDLGHYERFLDVSMSRHNNTTTGQVYFDVITKERRGDYLGATVQVIPHITDEIKSRMRRLGETGEYDIIITEIGGTVGDIESLPFIEAMRQLMMEVGRKNAISIHVTLVPYIASAGEVKTKPTQHSVKNLLELGIQPNILVCRSEEKLTKELREKIALFCNVDSKSVISNYDCSSIYEVPLVLHKQRLDQTVLDRLKLPDIKTKLEDWEGFVEKVKNPTGQIEIAITGKYTDYLDAYKSISEAFVHSGAENDVKVRLRYIKAEDVEQEDPAKFFKGISGLLIPGGFGERGIEGKIRAIQYARENNIPFFGICLGMQCAVIEYARNVCGMKKANSSEFVKNQYNVIDLMPEQKKVKNLGATMRLGAFPCNIKEGTKAMEAYKESEISERHRHRYEVNNSFRGCLEEKGMTFSGLSPDGNLVEMIELPGHRWFLGCQFHPELKSRATKAHPLFREFVKASLEYSRSLAEAKNA